In Fusarium fujikuroi IMI 58289 draft genome, chromosome FFUJ_chr02, the genomic stretch AGTCGCTGAACGTGGCCACGAGACCTTTGACAAGAGCAGCAAACAGCggcttggtgttggccaTGCCAGCCAGGTCGCCGTGATATATGAGCTCGAATCGACGGCCCCCTATCATGCCTCCTTTACTGCGCACAAAGTGCTGCGTATAGAGACGGCCCATCTTTTCGACAAGCTGCACAGATGGTTGCAGCTTACGATACTCTTCCGGCATGATAATAGGGGCATTGACAGCGCTAGTAGGAAGTCCACCTTGAAGAATCTCGAGGACCTGCTTGCAGACATCCATGGAAACATTCTCCTGTGCCTCAACCGTTGAAGCTCCCAGATGAGGTGTTGCCACAACCTTGAGGTGTTGACTGAGccgggctgctgctgagtctGGGGCCAATGGCTCCGAAGACCAGACGTCAATGCCCGCTCCTGCGATCCATCCCTCATCAAGTGCTTTGGTCAAAGCCTCCTCGTTGTAAACACCACCACGTGCAACATTGAGCACACGAgctgtcttcttcatctttttAAACTCTGCCTCGCTAACCAAGTCCAGCGTTGTGGCAAGTAGGGGCGTATGAATGGTCAGAAAGTCAACTACAGGGAGCAGGTCCTCCAACCCAGGAACCAGCTCAACGCCTGTTTGACGAGCCATGTCGGTGCTTGCATAGGGGTCGACCGCCTTGACTGTCATACCGAGACCTATGGCCATTCGAGCAACATTCATTCCAACCTTGCCCAATCCGATGATACCGAGGGTCTTGCGCCCAACTTCAACTCCCACGAGCTTGCTTCGCTCCCAGCGGCCAGCTTTGACACTGCTGTCTGCCTGGCCCACATTACGAGCTGTTGAAAGAAGCAGTGCAATAGTGTGTTCTGCCGCTGCAAGGATGTTGCCTGAAGGAGAGTTCACAACAATAACGCCTTGGGCGCTTGCGGCAGGGACATCTATGTTGTCAACTCCAACACCAGCCCGAGCAACAACCCTCAGCTTCCGTCCGGCTTGGACGACTTCGGCCGTGACTTGCGTCTCGGAGCGAATAATTAGGCCATGGTAGTTGGGGATCAAATTGATAAGCTCGGGGGCCGTTAACCCTTTACGGATGTCAACGTCAAAGTGAGGGGTGAGTAAAGCCAGTCCATCTGGAGATACTTTCTCAGGTACGAGGATCTTAAGACGGTTTGAGTGGCCAGCAGACGGTGTGTCAAAAGTAGCTGAAGGGGACATGGTGAATTGAGTATGTAGTATTCTTAAGTACTTGC encodes the following:
- a CDS encoding related to SER3-3-phosphoglycerate dehydrogenase, with translation MSPSATFDTPSAGHSNRLKILVPEKVSPDGLALLTPHFDVDIRKGLTAPELINLIPNYHGLIIRSETQVTAEVVQAGRKLRVVARAGVGVDNIDVPAASAQGVIVVNSPSGNILAAAEHTIALLLSTARNVGQADSSVKAGRWERSKLVGVEVGRKTLGIIGLGKVGMNVARMAIGLGMTVKAVDPYASTDMARQTGVELVPGLEDLLPVVDFLTIHTPLLATTLDLVSEAEFKKMKKTARVLNVARGGVYNEEALTKALDEGWIAGAGIDVWSSEPLAPDSAAARLSQHLKVVATPHLGASTVEAQENVSMDVCKQVLEILQGGLPTSAVNAPIIMPEEYRKLQPSVQLVEKMGRLYTQHFVRSKGGMIGGRRFELIYHGDLAGMANTKPLFAALVKGLVATFSDSHINMVNAALIAKEKGIVISETRSGDSPSTYANLVTLRSYQAGSSGSEQVIEGYASDERVFISKLDRFNGVFTPEGTLIILHNYDEPGKIGGVGMVLGNHGVNIKFMQVASLDPEATKGADTPPDPKGNEALMILGVLGPVSGEVLEDLKNSPGVLDVGLVKL